The Thioalkalivibrio thiocyanodenitrificans ARhD 1 genome window below encodes:
- the ccoN gene encoding cytochrome-c oxidase, cbb3-type subunit I, which produces MAQAATNASSHAGAAAVPSEQYNYEIVKKFAIMALVWGVVGMGVGTYIASQLAFPFLNFDIPQITFGRFRPVHTTLVIFGFGGNALFATSYYVVQRTCQTRLYGDSLATFTFWGWNLSIALGVITYMMGYTQGREYAEFVWPIDILITVTWVAYFWVFLQTLLRRSQPHIYVANWFYMSFILATAILHIFNNLQVPVRLFSLESYSLFSGVQDAMTQWWYGHNAVGFFLTAAFLGMMYYFVPKQAGRPIYSYRLSIVHFWALVFLYMWVGAHHLHWTALPDWVSTLAAAFSILLLLPSWGGMINGIMTLSGAWDKLRTDPIMLFLITALSFYGMSTFEGPMMSLKSVNALSHYTDWTVGHVHSGALGWVAMITFGSLYHLIPRLWNARLYSVRLVYVHFFLATIGIVLYITAMWVAGIGQGLMLRAFDEYGNLAYTFIESVVFLHRPYVVRALGGGLFLVGILIMSYNIFMTITAARREAARVEAKIAAKMAGTSS; this is translated from the coding sequence ATGGCCCAAGCCGCGACCAACGCGTCGTCCCACGCCGGGGCGGCCGCTGTTCCCTCGGAGCAGTACAACTACGAAATCGTCAAGAAATTCGCCATCATGGCCCTGGTCTGGGGCGTGGTGGGCATGGGTGTGGGGACCTATATCGCCTCGCAGCTGGCATTCCCGTTCCTGAACTTCGACATCCCGCAGATCACCTTCGGACGCTTCCGTCCGGTGCACACGACCCTGGTGATCTTCGGCTTCGGCGGCAACGCCCTGTTTGCCACCTCGTATTACGTCGTGCAGCGCACCTGCCAGACCCGGCTCTACGGCGATTCCCTGGCCACCTTCACCTTCTGGGGCTGGAACCTGTCCATCGCCCTCGGTGTGATCACCTACATGATGGGCTACACCCAGGGCCGCGAATACGCCGAGTTCGTGTGGCCCATCGATATCCTGATCACCGTGACCTGGGTGGCCTATTTCTGGGTCTTCCTGCAGACCCTGCTGCGCCGTTCCCAGCCGCACATCTACGTGGCCAACTGGTTTTACATGTCGTTCATCCTGGCGACGGCAATCCTGCATATTTTCAATAACCTGCAGGTGCCCGTGCGCCTGTTCAGCCTGGAGTCCTATTCCCTGTTCTCGGGTGTGCAGGACGCCATGACCCAGTGGTGGTACGGGCATAATGCGGTGGGCTTTTTCCTCACCGCCGCCTTCCTGGGCATGATGTATTACTTCGTCCCCAAGCAGGCGGGGCGGCCTATCTATTCCTACCGACTGTCTATCGTCCACTTCTGGGCGCTGGTCTTCCTGTACATGTGGGTGGGTGCCCATCACCTGCACTGGACGGCGTTGCCCGACTGGGTGTCCACGCTCGCGGCGGCCTTCTCCATCCTGCTTCTGCTGCCCTCATGGGGCGGCATGATCAACGGCATCATGACGCTCTCCGGTGCGTGGGACAAACTGCGCACGGACCCGATCATGCTGTTTCTGATCACAGCGCTTTCGTTCTATGGAATGTCCACCTTCGAGGGGCCGATGATGTCCCTGAAAAGCGTCAATGCGCTGTCCCACTACACGGACTGGACGGTGGGCCACGTGCATTCCGGGGCGCTCGGCTGGGTGGCCATGATCACCTTCGGTTCTCTGTACCATCTGATTCCGCGGCTCTGGAACGCCAGGCTCTACAGCGTCCGGCTGGTGTACGTGCACTTCTTCCTGGCCACCATCGGCATCGTGCTCTACATCACCGCCATGTGGGTGGCTGGCATCGGCCAGGGCCTGATGCTGCGGGCCTTCGACGAGTACGGCAACCTCGCCTACACGTTCATCGAGTCCGTGGTCTTCCTGCATCGGCCCTACGTGGTGCGCGCCCTCGGCGGCGGGTTGTTCCTCGTGGGCATTCTGATCATGTCCTACAACATCTTTATGACCATCACCGCCGCCCGCCGCGAGGCCGCCCGGGTGGAAGCGAAGATTGCCGCCAAGATGGCCGGCACCTCTTCCTGA
- the cyoE gene encoding heme o synthase, which translates to MTIKALTLSLHQGLLSRWRDYLTLCKPKVVALMVFTAWVGMLLAAPGQVPWQALVFGTLGIALMAGSAAAVNHVVDRHVDARMSRTRRRPLPTGHLDVEHGLVFSAVIGTLGFLVLLLGVNTLTAVLTLFSLLGYAVVYTMYLKRATPQNIVIGGAAGATPPLLGWTAVTGQVDPIAMVLFLIIFTWTPPHFWALAIYRKDDYARAGIPMLPVTHGEDFTRLQILLYTILLVLVTLLPVGMGMSGWVYMVSALVLGGMFLYHATLLLVTRSRQRAMRTFLFSIVYLLALFGALLADRYLNFWVPAMS; encoded by the coding sequence ATGACCATCAAGGCACTGACCCTGAGTCTGCATCAGGGTTTGCTGAGCCGCTGGCGCGACTACCTGACCCTGTGCAAGCCCAAGGTGGTGGCGCTCATGGTCTTCACCGCATGGGTGGGCATGCTGCTGGCGGCCCCGGGGCAGGTCCCCTGGCAGGCGCTGGTGTTCGGTACCCTGGGTATTGCCCTGATGGCGGGCTCCGCGGCGGCGGTCAACCATGTGGTGGATCGCCACGTGGACGCGCGCATGAGCCGCACGCGCCGTCGCCCGCTGCCCACGGGACACCTGGATGTCGAACACGGCCTCGTATTCTCCGCCGTGATCGGAACGCTGGGTTTCCTCGTTCTGCTGCTGGGTGTCAATACCCTGACTGCCGTGCTCACCCTGTTCTCCCTGCTGGGTTATGCGGTGGTGTACACCATGTACCTGAAGCGCGCCACGCCGCAGAACATCGTGATCGGCGGCGCCGCAGGCGCCACGCCGCCCCTGCTCGGGTGGACGGCGGTCACGGGTCAGGTCGACCCCATCGCCATGGTGCTGTTCCTGATCATCTTCACCTGGACGCCGCCGCATTTCTGGGCCCTGGCCATCTATCGCAAGGACGACTACGCCCGGGCGGGCATCCCCATGCTGCCGGTCACGCACGGTGAGGATTTCACCCGCCTGCAGATCCTGCTGTACACGATCCTGCTGGTGCTGGTGACCCTGCTGCCGGTGGGCATGGGCATGAGCGGCTGGGTGTACATGGTCTCGGCGCTGGTCCTGGGCGGGATGTTTCTCTACCATGCCACCCTGCTGCTCGTGACCCGCAGCCGCCAGCGGGCCATGCGCACCTTCCTGTTCTCCATCGTCTACCTGCTTGCCCTGTTCGGGGCCCTGCTGGCGGACCGTTACCTGAACTTCTGGGTGCCTGCCATGTCGTAG
- a CDS encoding COX15/CtaA family protein: MNARALFFVGVRAAVVLTLTVIILGAYVRLSDAGLGCPDWPGCYGRMLAPTQSATVELANQAFPDRPVEVGKAWKEMVHRYAAGTLGLVVLMLAVLAWRGRRDPGQPVALPLALLGLIIFQSALGMWTVTLQLKPIIVMAHLLGGFATLVMLWLLVLATRDRSTPPVRHQSGPVPALHRGILPWAGLATAVLVVQIALGGWTSANYAALACPDFPQCQQQWWPETDFRDGFVLWRGVGVDYEFGVLDPAARTAIHLTHRLGAVVTLLAVGALALLLLWRGQGAVRGVAASVMVLLLVQVGLGISNIVFYLPLPVAVAHNGGAALLLLSLVTLLYMLRQPVRESGRAPVRMGTTATTQQAG; this comes from the coding sequence ATGAACGCCAGGGCCCTCTTTTTCGTCGGTGTGCGCGCGGCGGTCGTCCTCACCCTGACCGTGATCATTCTTGGTGCCTATGTGCGCCTGTCCGACGCCGGTCTCGGCTGCCCCGACTGGCCCGGCTGCTATGGCCGCATGCTGGCCCCCACCCAGTCCGCCACCGTCGAGCTGGCCAACCAGGCCTTCCCGGATCGGCCCGTGGAAGTCGGCAAGGCCTGGAAGGAAATGGTGCATCGCTATGCGGCCGGCACCCTGGGGCTGGTGGTCCTGATGCTGGCGGTGCTGGCCTGGCGCGGCCGGCGCGACCCGGGCCAGCCCGTGGCTCTCCCCTTGGCGCTGCTGGGTTTGATCATTTTTCAGTCAGCCCTGGGCATGTGGACGGTGACGCTGCAACTCAAGCCCATCATCGTCATGGCGCACCTGCTGGGCGGATTCGCCACTCTGGTGATGCTCTGGCTCCTGGTGCTCGCCACACGTGACCGCAGCACGCCGCCGGTGCGCCACCAGTCCGGCCCGGTGCCGGCCCTGCACCGCGGCATTCTGCCCTGGGCGGGACTGGCGACGGCGGTACTGGTGGTCCAGATTGCGCTGGGCGGCTGGACCAGCGCGAACTATGCGGCCCTGGCCTGTCCGGATTTCCCCCAGTGCCAGCAGCAATGGTGGCCCGAGACGGATTTCCGCGACGGCTTCGTCCTGTGGCGGGGCGTCGGCGTGGATTACGAGTTCGGTGTGCTGGACCCGGCCGCGCGGACGGCGATTCACCTGACGCACCGACTCGGCGCGGTGGTCACGCTTCTGGCGGTGGGCGCGTTGGCGCTGCTGCTCCTGTGGCGTGGCCAGGGCGCGGTGCGCGGCGTGGCGGCATCGGTGATGGTGCTGCTGCTGGTCCAGGTCGGTCTGGGCATTTCCAATATCGTCTTCTACCTGCCGCTGCCCGTGGCCGTGGCCCACAATGGCGGTGCGGCCCTGCTGCTGCTCTCCCTGGTGACCCTGCTGTACATGTTGCGCCAGCCGGTCCGCGAGAGCGGCCGCGCGCCCGTCCGCATGGGCACGACCGCCACGACGCAGCAGGCGGGATGA
- a CDS encoding SCO family protein, with product MTSDVSMTAAPRRRLIGRLTLVAVVMVFALPLLLANWVYHNPDVWTPTRFTNHGELMDPPRPIETLSLVTAEGDRLTVEHLRHRWTLMYVGDGHCDLYCQAALFKTRQARLALGNDIDRVQRLYLLTEAEAAGEVLPLREEHPGLKFGTGDRSALLPLLQLLGADAEDHVYLVDPHGNLVLRYSTESTSRGMFIDMKKLLKNSRIG from the coding sequence ATGACAAGTGATGTATCCATGACCGCCGCACCGAGGCGCCGCCTGATCGGGCGGCTGACCCTGGTAGCCGTGGTGATGGTGTTTGCGCTGCCCCTGTTGCTCGCCAACTGGGTCTATCACAACCCGGACGTGTGGACGCCCACGCGCTTCACCAACCACGGCGAACTGATGGATCCGCCCCGGCCCATCGAGACCCTTTCCCTGGTGACAGCCGAAGGGGATCGCCTGACCGTTGAACACCTGCGCCATCGCTGGACGCTCATGTACGTGGGTGACGGCCACTGCGACCTCTATTGCCAGGCAGCGCTGTTCAAGACGCGCCAGGCGCGCCTTGCCCTGGGCAATGACATCGATCGCGTCCAGCGGCTTTACCTGCTGACCGAGGCGGAAGCGGCGGGGGAGGTCCTGCCCCTGCGCGAGGAACATCCGGGGTTGAAGTTCGGCACGGGAGACCGGTCCGCACTGTTGCCCCTGCTGCAGCTGCTGGGCGCCGACGCGGAGGACCATGTCTATCTGGTGGACCCCCACGGGAACCTGGTCCTGCGTTACAGCACCGAGTCCACGTCCCGTGGCATGTTCATCGACATGAAGAAACTGCTCAAGAACTCGCGCATCGGATGA
- a CDS encoding SURF1 family protein: MKRPAALRSFIYTWLPLVVGLILLVLFVSLGNWQWQRAGEKQAILEAFEQGAEADHRPLDLSVRSWEDLRFQRVAFRGRYLPERQFLLDNQIRDGRVGYRVITPAVHDASGRLVLVERGWVPREAQPGQLPDVAGGLPAGQGVIRGQVYVPFGEGYRIGAMDDGRAVWPRVVQYLDFEAMGQRLGGPVVPMTIRLDPDAPHGYHRDWRPVLPMGAERHMAYAVQWYAMALALVVIAAVLVIRRRSKTDDK; this comes from the coding sequence ATGAAGCGCCCGGCCGCATTGCGTTCGTTCATCTACACGTGGCTCCCGCTTGTGGTCGGCCTGATCCTGCTGGTGCTGTTTGTCTCCCTGGGCAACTGGCAATGGCAGCGCGCCGGGGAAAAACAGGCCATTCTGGAGGCCTTCGAGCAGGGCGCGGAGGCCGATCACCGGCCGCTCGATCTGTCCGTCAGGTCCTGGGAGGACCTGCGTTTTCAGCGGGTGGCGTTCCGGGGCCGGTACCTCCCGGAGCGGCAGTTTCTGCTGGACAATCAGATCAGGGACGGCCGTGTGGGTTACCGGGTCATCACACCCGCCGTGCACGACGCCAGCGGCCGGCTGGTGCTGGTGGAGCGGGGATGGGTGCCGCGCGAGGCTCAGCCCGGACAGTTGCCTGATGTCGCCGGCGGACTGCCTGCCGGGCAGGGTGTGATACGGGGGCAGGTCTATGTCCCGTTCGGCGAGGGATACCGTATCGGCGCCATGGATGACGGGCGGGCGGTCTGGCCCCGGGTGGTGCAGTACCTGGATTTCGAGGCCATGGGCCAGCGCCTCGGGGGCCCCGTGGTCCCCATGACCATCCGCCTCGACCCGGACGCGCCGCATGGCTACCATCGGGACTGGCGTCCGGTGCTCCCCATGGGCGCGGAGCGCCACATGGCCTACGCGGTGCAATGGTATGCAATGGCGCTCGCCCTGGTGGTCATCGCGGCTGTACTCGTAATTCGCAGGAGATCGAAGACTGATGACAAGTGA
- a CDS encoding twin transmembrane helix small protein has translation MFAKAFVIVLLIAILGSLGSALFYLMKDTNDERRTVKALTWRIGLSIACFLLLMAGAATGLIQPHGIYG, from the coding sequence ATGTTCGCCAAAGCCTTCGTCATAGTCCTGCTGATCGCCATCCTGGGCAGCCTCGGGTCCGCCCTGTTCTACCTGATGAAAGACACCAACGACGAACGTCGCACCGTCAAGGCCCTCACCTGGCGCATCGGACTGTCGATCGCCTGTTTCCTGCTCCTCATGGCCGGGGCCGCCACCGGGCTGATCCAGCCCCATGGCATCTACGGCTGA
- a CDS encoding cytochrome c oxidase subunit 3: MSEGDDMEHAQGGYYVPHGSKWPIIATVGLFLMVVGASMMFNGYAPGTWVLLTGVVVTLYMVFGWFGTVISESQAGLYNAQVDRSFRWGMGWFILSEVMFFAAFFGALFYVRMLALPWLGGEGTGLATHLFLWPDFEAAWPTGGPMELGGAFETIGAWGIPALNTAILLTSGVTITWAHWGLKENKRNHLIWGLAATVALGLIFLGFQAYEYGHAYRDLNLTLASGIYGSTFFMLTGFHGLHVTLGVIMLIVILIRSIKGHFTPHEHFGFEAVAWYWHFVDVVWLILFVFVYWI, from the coding sequence ATGAGCGAGGGGGATGACATGGAGCATGCGCAGGGGGGTTACTACGTTCCGCACGGCAGCAAATGGCCCATCATAGCGACGGTGGGTCTGTTTCTGATGGTGGTCGGGGCGTCCATGATGTTCAATGGGTACGCCCCGGGCACATGGGTGTTGCTGACCGGCGTGGTCGTCACGCTTTACATGGTTTTCGGCTGGTTCGGCACCGTGATCTCCGAAAGCCAGGCCGGGTTGTACAACGCCCAGGTGGACCGTTCCTTCCGGTGGGGCATGGGCTGGTTCATCCTCTCCGAGGTGATGTTCTTCGCCGCCTTCTTCGGGGCCCTGTTCTATGTCCGCATGCTGGCCCTGCCCTGGCTCGGCGGCGAAGGCACCGGGCTGGCCACGCACCTGTTCCTTTGGCCTGATTTTGAAGCGGCCTGGCCCACGGGTGGTCCGATGGAACTGGGCGGTGCCTTCGAGACGATCGGTGCCTGGGGGATCCCCGCGCTGAATACCGCCATCCTGCTCACCAGCGGCGTGACCATCACCTGGGCGCATTGGGGGCTCAAGGAGAACAAGCGCAATCATCTCATCTGGGGCCTGGCGGCCACGGTGGCCCTGGGGCTCATCTTCCTGGGTTTCCAGGCCTATGAATACGGCCACGCATACCGGGATCTGAATCTCACGCTGGCCTCCGGCATCTACGGATCGACCTTCTTCATGCTGACCGGGTTCCACGGCCTGCACGTGACGCTGGGCGTCATCATGCTGATCGTGATCCTGATACGCAGCATCAAGGGGCATTTCACGCCCCATGAGCATTTCGGGTTCGAGGCGGTCGCCTGGTACTGGCACTTCGTGGATGTGGTCTGGCTGATCCTCTTCGTGTTCGTGTACTGGATCTAG
- a CDS encoding cytochrome c oxidase assembly protein → MTQTTRRSSRRTVTVLGAVVLGMFGFGFALVPLYDVICEVTGLNGRSASLVSEGGDEFEVDENRMVTVEFVAVLNQQMDWHFRPEVSSMKVHPGKQYTMNYVAQNRRNAEVVGQAVPSVSPATASRHFNKTECFCFTRQEFTPRESREMPVTFMVDPRLPANVERVTLAYTFFDVTNMAEGRNSKSDERGG, encoded by the coding sequence ATGACACAGACAACTCGACGCAGCAGTCGGCGTACCGTAACCGTGCTGGGGGCCGTGGTACTCGGCATGTTCGGTTTCGGCTTCGCGCTGGTGCCATTGTATGACGTCATCTGCGAGGTGACCGGACTCAACGGCCGAAGTGCCTCCCTGGTCAGCGAGGGCGGCGATGAATTCGAGGTGGACGAGAACCGCATGGTGACCGTGGAGTTCGTGGCCGTGCTCAATCAGCAGATGGACTGGCACTTCCGTCCGGAGGTGTCGTCCATGAAGGTGCACCCGGGCAAGCAGTACACCATGAACTACGTGGCCCAGAACCGGCGCAATGCGGAAGTCGTCGGTCAGGCCGTGCCCAGTGTGTCGCCGGCCACCGCATCACGGCATTTCAACAAGACCGAGTGTTTCTGTTTCACGCGCCAGGAATTCACGCCACGGGAGTCCAGGGAGATGCCCGTTACCTTCATGGTGGACCCGCGGCTGCCGGCAAACGTGGAACGTGTGACGCTCGCATACACATTCTTCGATGTTACGAATATGGCCGAAGGCCGGAATTCAAAATCTGATGAGCGAGGGGGATGA
- the ctaD gene encoding cytochrome c oxidase subunit I, whose protein sequence is MSAVSSDVIHHDEEHPKGITRWLFTTNHKDIGSLYLWFSLIMFFIGGAMALVIRAELFQPGLQMVDPQFFNSMTTMHALVMIFGVVMPAFTGLANWQIPLMVGAPDMALPRMNNWSFWILPFAFTMLLSTLFMPGGAPASGWTIYPPLVLQTGDAFPFLIFSIHLMGISSIMGAINVIATILNLRAPGMTLMKMPLFVWTWLITAFLLIAAMPVLAGAVTMLLTDKYFLTSFFNAAGGGDPVMFQHIFWFFGHPEVYILILPAFGIVSTIVPTFARKPLFGYASMVYATASIAFLSFIVWAHHMFTVGLPLAGLLFFMFSTMLIAVPTGVKVFNWVTTMWRGSMTFETPMLFALGFIVMFTIGGFSGLMLAITPVDFQYHDTYFVVAHFHYVLVPGAVFSIMAAVYYWLPKWTGHMYDETLGKWHFWLSTIFVNVTFFPMHFLGLAGMPRRIPDYAMQFTGFNEIATIGAFGFGFAQLIFLYLVVKCVRGGARAPDRVWEGAEGLEWTLASPAPYHSFNTPPEVK, encoded by the coding sequence ATGAGTGCGGTGAGTTCAGACGTTATCCATCACGACGAGGAACACCCCAAGGGGATCACTCGCTGGCTGTTCACGACGAACCACAAGGACATCGGTTCCCTGTACCTGTGGTTCTCCCTGATCATGTTCTTCATCGGCGGCGCCATGGCGCTGGTCATCCGGGCGGAGCTTTTCCAGCCGGGCCTGCAGATGGTGGATCCGCAGTTCTTTAATTCCATGACCACCATGCATGCTCTGGTCATGATCTTCGGCGTGGTGATGCCCGCCTTCACGGGCCTGGCCAACTGGCAGATCCCGCTCATGGTGGGTGCGCCGGACATGGCGCTGCCGCGCATGAACAACTGGAGCTTCTGGATCCTGCCCTTTGCGTTCACGATGCTCCTCTCGACTCTGTTCATGCCGGGCGGGGCGCCGGCCAGCGGCTGGACGATATATCCGCCCCTGGTGCTGCAGACAGGGGACGCGTTCCCGTTCCTGATCTTCTCGATACACCTGATGGGCATCTCCTCCATCATGGGCGCCATCAACGTGATTGCCACCATCCTCAACCTTCGGGCGCCGGGCATGACGCTCATGAAGATGCCCCTGTTTGTATGGACCTGGCTGATCACGGCCTTCCTGCTGATCGCTGCCATGCCGGTGCTGGCCGGCGCGGTGACCATGCTGCTCACCGACAAGTACTTTCTGACCAGCTTCTTCAACGCCGCCGGTGGCGGCGATCCGGTCATGTTCCAGCACATCTTCTGGTTCTTCGGTCATCCGGAGGTGTACATCCTGATCCTGCCGGCATTCGGCATTGTCTCCACCATCGTCCCGACCTTCGCCCGCAAGCCGTTGTTCGGTTATGCGTCCATGGTCTACGCCACGGCGTCCATCGCCTTCCTGTCGTTCATCGTGTGGGCGCACCACATGTTCACGGTGGGCCTGCCGCTGGCCGGACTGCTGTTCTTCATGTTCAGTACCATGCTCATCGCGGTGCCTACAGGGGTGAAGGTGTTCAACTGGGTGACCACCATGTGGCGAGGGTCCATGACCTTTGAGACCCCCATGCTGTTCGCCCTGGGCTTCATCGTGATGTTCACCATCGGTGGATTCTCGGGTCTGATGCTTGCCATCACGCCGGTGGATTTCCAGTATCACGACACCTACTTTGTGGTGGCGCACTTCCATTACGTGCTGGTGCCGGGTGCGGTGTTCTCCATCATGGCCGCGGTGTACTACTGGCTGCCCAAGTGGACGGGCCACATGTATGACGAGACGCTTGGCAAGTGGCATTTCTGGCTGTCGACGATCTTCGTCAACGTGACTTTCTTCCCCATGCACTTCCTGGGTCTGGCCGGTATGCCGCGCCGTATCCCGGATTACGCCATGCAGTTCACCGGCTTCAACGAGATCGCCACCATCGGTGCCTTCGGGTTCGGGTTCGCGCAGCTGATCTTCCTGTACCTCGTGGTCAAGTGCGTCCGTGGCGGTGCCAGGGCCCCCGACCGGGTCTGGGAAGGGGCGGAAGGCCTCGAGTGGACGCTGGCCTCGCCGGCGCCCTATCACAGCTTCAACACGCCGCCCGAGGTGAAGTGA
- the coxB gene encoding cytochrome c oxidase subunit II, giving the protein MTSGKKRGLASACMGVLLLMLSGSAFATNYGLNMPVGVTDISARVYGLHMLIFWICVIIGVVVFGVMFYSILKHRKSLGAKPATFHENTTIEVVWTIIPFLILVGMAIPATRVLIAMEDTTDSDLTIKSTAYQWKWHYEYIDEDVGFFSNLATPRTEILGMEEKGEHYLLDVDNPVVVPVDKKVRLLLTSNDVIHAWWVPELAVKKDAIPGFINELWFQVNEPGVYRGQCAELCGRDHGFMPIVVVAKEQDAWEAWLREQQDHNAAEEALASAELAMEDLMSRGQRVHEAQCASCHQVNGEGIPNVFPAISGSEIATGDLEAHMEIVMRGRSGTAMPAFGPQLNDVDLAAVITYQRNAWGNDTGDQIQPPQIGALR; this is encoded by the coding sequence ATGACGTCTGGAAAGAAGAGAGGGCTGGCGAGCGCCTGCATGGGTGTGCTTCTCCTGATGCTCTCGGGTTCGGCCTTCGCCACCAACTACGGGCTCAATATGCCCGTGGGCGTGACCGATATCAGCGCCCGCGTTTACGGGCTGCACATGCTGATCTTCTGGATCTGCGTGATCATCGGCGTGGTGGTCTTCGGAGTGATGTTCTACTCCATTCTCAAGCACCGGAAATCGCTGGGCGCCAAGCCGGCCACCTTCCATGAGAACACCACCATCGAGGTGGTGTGGACGATCATTCCGTTCCTGATTCTGGTGGGTATGGCCATCCCTGCCACCCGAGTCCTCATTGCCATGGAAGACACGACCGATTCGGACCTGACCATCAAGTCGACCGCCTACCAGTGGAAGTGGCATTACGAGTACATCGACGAGGACGTGGGCTTTTTCAGCAACCTGGCCACACCCCGCACCGAGATCCTCGGCATGGAGGAAAAGGGCGAGCACTACCTGCTGGACGTGGACAACCCCGTGGTGGTGCCGGTGGACAAAAAGGTGCGGCTGCTGCTTACCTCCAATGACGTGATTCACGCATGGTGGGTGCCGGAACTGGCGGTCAAGAAGGACGCCATCCCCGGCTTCATCAACGAACTCTGGTTCCAGGTCAACGAACCCGGCGTTTATCGTGGTCAGTGCGCCGAACTCTGCGGGCGCGACCACGGCTTCATGCCCATCGTGGTGGTGGCCAAGGAGCAGGATGCCTGGGAGGCCTGGCTCAGGGAGCAACAGGATCATAACGCCGCCGAAGAGGCCCTGGCTTCGGCGGAACTCGCCATGGAGGACCTCATGAGCCGGGGACAGCGCGTCCACGAGGCGCAATGCGCTTCCTGTCACCAGGTCAACGGTGAGGGCATCCCCAATGTGTTTCCGGCCATCAGCGGCAGCGAGATCGCGACCGGTGATCTCGAAGCGCACATGGAGATTGTGATGCGTGGCAGGTCCGGCACCGCGATGCCGGCATTCGGACCGCAGCTCAATGACGTGGATCTGGCGGCGGTAATCACCTATCAGCGCAATGCCTGGGGCAATGACACGGGCGACCAGATTCAGCCCCCCCAGATCGGCGCGCTGCGCTAA
- a CDS encoding DUF2244 domain-containing protein produces the protein MLAAAPDPDDVDRRFVVSPNHSLSWQGNCLFIALVGLVLFLVASGFVLAGLWMVAPFAGLELLAVGIALYAVHRRGRRTEIIDVSAPSVTISVAGIRPERRFRLPRGQSRVILNAGARQGHPSRLFISSPDLGVEIGRCLGEEERQGLAAALRAAIHAPPWPVPAGSRHGSPNQEKQIAVNHQLS, from the coding sequence ATGCTTGCCGCTGCACCGGATCCCGACGATGTCGATCGTCGCTTTGTGGTCAGTCCCAACCACTCTCTGAGCTGGCAGGGCAACTGTCTGTTCATTGCCCTGGTGGGGCTGGTGCTGTTCCTGGTGGCGTCGGGCTTCGTCCTGGCGGGTCTCTGGATGGTGGCGCCGTTTGCGGGGCTTGAACTCCTGGCTGTGGGTATTGCCCTGTATGCGGTCCATCGTCGCGGGCGGCGCACGGAAATCATCGACGTGAGTGCACCGTCGGTGACCATATCGGTGGCGGGCATCCGCCCGGAGCGCCGCTTCCGTCTGCCGCGCGGCCAGTCGCGGGTGATCCTGAATGCCGGGGCCCGGCAAGGGCACCCCAGCCGGCTGTTCATATCGTCGCCGGATCTGGGGGTCGAGATCGGCCGGTGTCTGGGTGAAGAAGAACGCCAGGGGTTGGCTGCGGCGCTGCGCGCGGCCATCCATGCGCCGCCATGGCCCGTGCCTGCCGGATCGAGGCACGGTTCCCCGAATCAAGAAAAGCAAATCGCGGTCAACCACCAATTATCTTAA